The following are from one region of the Streptomyces fradiae genome:
- a CDS encoding DUF4231 domain-containing protein, with protein MTPQGYVDERLGQYQEWYDRKATKMKAMHLRMRTVSVVGGALVPVLVNLDLGFARVTATVLSLIVVASVALESVYRYREQWKNYRSTEQLLGHERVYFAARVGPYHGQSERDAFTTLVARVEKAIASENSATLNVMTLGGQVNSELQQYGLPAQKGV; from the coding sequence ATGACGCCGCAGGGGTATGTGGACGAGCGGCTCGGGCAGTATCAGGAGTGGTACGACCGCAAGGCGACGAAGATGAAGGCGATGCATCTGCGGATGCGGACCGTGTCCGTCGTCGGGGGTGCGCTCGTGCCTGTCCTTGTGAATCTGGATCTGGGGTTCGCGCGGGTGACGGCGACCGTGCTCAGTCTGATCGTGGTGGCGTCGGTGGCGTTGGAGAGCGTGTACCGGTATCGGGAGCAGTGGAAGAACTACCGGTCCACCGAGCAGCTGCTCGGGCACGAGCGGGTCTACTTCGCCGCGCGCGTCGGGCCGTACCACGGGCAGTCCGAGCGGGACGCCTTCACGACGCTCGTCGCGCGCGTGGAGAAGGCCATCGCCAGCGAGAACTCCGCCACGCTCAACGTCATGACGCTCGGCGGGCAGGTCAACTCCGAGCTGCAGCAGTACGGGCTCCCCGCCCAGAAGGGGGTCTAG
- a CDS encoding GntR family transcriptional regulator — translation MTDPDSGRRPKYQRIADELRTAIQSGTFAPGDRLPGENDLMSTYDVARMTARQALSVLRNEGLAEARKGAGVFVRAFRPLRRRGIPRLAHDHWGSGRSVWSADLEDRALVIDQLEVTPAAPAGARVARVLGLDSPDAPVCVRSRRFVLDERPVLLSVSYLPAALAEGTAIAEPETGPGGTYARLAELGHGPVHFREEIRCRMPTAEESTRLALEFGTPVILIGRTALTEKGVPVELNEMTLDSASYVLEYDFRA, via the coding sequence ATGACTGACCCGGACAGCGGTCGTCGGCCCAAGTACCAGCGGATCGCCGACGAGTTGAGAACCGCGATCCAGTCGGGCACCTTCGCGCCCGGCGACCGGCTCCCCGGCGAGAACGATCTGATGTCCACCTACGACGTGGCCCGGATGACCGCCCGCCAGGCCCTGTCCGTCCTGCGCAACGAGGGCCTGGCGGAGGCCCGCAAGGGCGCCGGCGTCTTCGTCCGCGCTTTCCGCCCGCTGCGCCGCCGGGGCATCCCGCGGCTGGCGCACGACCACTGGGGCAGCGGCCGCTCGGTGTGGTCGGCGGACCTCGAGGACCGCGCCCTGGTGATCGACCAGCTGGAGGTGACCCCGGCCGCCCCGGCGGGCGCGCGGGTGGCCCGGGTGCTCGGCCTGGACTCCCCGGACGCGCCGGTGTGCGTGCGCAGCCGCCGCTTCGTGCTCGACGAGCGCCCGGTGCTGCTCTCCGTCTCGTACCTGCCGGCCGCCCTCGCCGAGGGCACCGCGATCGCCGAACCCGAGACGGGCCCCGGCGGCACCTACGCCCGCCTCGCCGAACTGGGCCACGGCCCCGTCCACTTCCGCGAGGAGATCCGCTGCCGCATGCCGACGGCCGAGGAATCCACCCGCCTCGCCCTGGAGTTCGGCACCCCGGTCATCCTGATCGGCCGAACGGCGCTGACGGAGAAGGGAGTCCCGGTCGAGCTCAACGAGATGACCCTCGACTCGGCGTCGTACGTCCTGGAGTACGACTTCCGCGCCTAG